A single region of the Aptenodytes patagonicus chromosome 7, bAptPat1.pri.cur, whole genome shotgun sequence genome encodes:
- the LOC143162912 gene encoding olfactory receptor 8I2-like gives MDGGNLTDLSGFILSGFSDAPELQTTLVTIYLSLYVLTVLGNLMMILLINADPQLHTPMYFFLTHLSFIDFCLSSAIVPKALESFLLGRSRISFLGCFAQVYFSLALVVCECFLLGVMAYDRYTAVCKPLLYATTMSRARCYGMMVLVYATGFLTSLVHTVLAGRLSFCRARSINHFFCELPTLLQLSCSDARANKILQVSNAGINTVGSVLMILVSYTYILHTILQLPSARRRLKAFSTCTSHLAAITIFYVPGMLAYVRPRKACSRDQAKLVSVCYTVLTPTLNPLIYSLRNKEVKGALRRLVERDHPGQGPAVTSGGTSDQFNLK, from the exons ATGGATGGAGGAAACCTCACTGATCTGTCCGGCTTCATCCTCTCGGGCTTCTCGGACGCCCCAGAGCTACAAACCACCCTAGTGACAATTTACTTATCCCTGTACGTTTTAACGGTGCTGGGGAACCTGATGATGATCCTGCTAATCAACGCCGACCCCCagctccacacccccatgtattTCTTCCTGACCCACTTATCTTTCATAGATTTTTGCCTTTCCTCCGCTATCGTCCCAAAGGCGCTGGAGTCCTTCCTGCTGGGGAGAAGTCGCATCTCTTTTTTGGGTTGCTTTGCCCAGGTGTATTTTTCCCTTGCTCTGGTTGTCTGTGAGTGCTTCCTCCTGGGGGTGATGGCTTACGACCGATACACAGCTGTGTGCAAGCCGCTGCTTTATGCCACCACCATGTCCAGGGCGCGTTGCTACGGCATGATGGTGCTGGTGTACGCCACGGGCTTCCTCACCTCCCTGGTGCACACCGTCCTGGCGGGGAGGTTGTCCTTCTGCCGGGCCAGGAGCATCAACCACTTCTTCTGCGAGCTGCCCACcctcctgcagctctcctgctccgACGCCCGCGCAAACAAGATCTTGCAGGTTTCCAATGCTGGGATTAACACTGTGGGCTCTGTCCTGATGATCCTGGTATCCTACACCTACATCCTCCACACCATCCTGCAGCTCCCTTCGGCCAGGAGGAGGCTTAAAGCTTTCTCCACCTGCACCTCCCACCTGGCTGCCATCACCATCTTCTACGTGCCAGGGATGCTGGCCTACGTCCGGCCTCGCAAGGCGTGCTCGCGGGATCAGGCAAAGCTGGTTTCAGTGTGTTACACCGTCCTGACCCCCACCCtcaaccccctcatctacagcctGAGGAACAAGGAGGTGAAGGGGGCCCTGAGGAGGCT GGTGGAACGTGACCATCCAGGTCAAGGTCCGGCTGTGACCTCAGGTGGAACTTCTGACCAAT ttAACCTGAagtga
- the LOC143162913 gene encoding olfactory receptor 5J3-like, translating to MQDGNTAKGNRTVVTQFILLGLTSEPKLQRPLFIIFLMIYLITLMGNLGLITLMKTNRRLHTPMYFFLCNLSAVDLCYSSVFSPELLVGFLVEKKTVSYSACFAQHFFFLVFVTTEVLLLAVMAYDRYVAICNPLLYTISMPKRVCVQLVAGSYAGGILNSLIQTCCLLPLPFCGPNVINHYFCDTNPLLKLTCSDDRLNELLLVTFNGTISMSMLLIIIISYGYILFSILRIRSAEGRHKAFSTCASHLLTVTLFYVPAGLSHMQPGSKYSLEMEKVTAVFYTLIVPMLNPLIYSLRNKEVKDALRKATANNIFASRLLTKRTLIS from the coding sequence ATGCAGGACGGTAACACAGCTAAAGGCAATCGCACCGTGGTGACCCAGTTCATCCTCCTAGGACTGACAAGCGAGCCTAAGCTGCAGAGGCCTCTCTTCATAATCTTCTTAATGATTTATCTCATCACCCTGATGGGCAATCTTGGGCTGATCACATTGATGAAGACAAACCGCCGGCTGCACActcccatgtacttcttcctctgcAATCTGTCTGCTGTTGATCTTTGCTACTCCTCCGtcttttctccagagctgctTGTTGGCTTCTTGGTGGAAAAGAAAACCGTTTCTTACTCCGCCTGCTTTGCCCAGCActtctttttccttgtgtttgTGACCACGGAGGTGCTCTTGCTGGCTGTGATGGCGTACGACCGCTACGTAGCCATTTGCAACCCACTGCTCTACACTATTTCTATGCCCAAGAGGGTCTGCGTTCAGCTGGTGGCCGGGTCGTACGCAGGGGGGATTTTGAACTCACTAATCCAAACCTGTTGCTTGCTGCCGTTGCCTTTTTGTGGACCCAATGTCATCAACCATTACTTCTGTGACACTAACCCTCTGCTGAAACTCACCTGCTCCGATGACCGCCTCAATGAGCTCTTGCTTGTAACCTTCAATGGGACCATTTCCATGTCCatgctcctcatcatcatcatctcgtACGGATACATCCTCTTCTCCATCCTGAGGATTAGGTCCGCCGAAGGCAGGCACAAAGCCTTCTCCACCTGTGCCTCCCACCTCCTGACTGTTACCTTGTTCTACGTGCCCGCGGGGCTGAGCCACATGCAACCGGGCTCCAAGTACTCCCTGGAGATGGAGAAAGTCACCGCCGTGTTTTATACCCTGATCGTCCCTATGCTCAACCCTCTGATCTACAGCTTGAGGAACAAGGAGGTCAAGGATGCACTTCgaaaagcaacagcaaataaCATTTTTGCGAGTCGCCTGCTGACCAAACGGACCCTGATCAGTTGA